Proteins from a single region of Candidatus Binatia bacterium:
- a CDS encoding molecular chaperone DnaK produces the protein MRKAFLKAQKQRLLELKKQLLREIDQDLREGREGRKDEAMDAYDLASEERDREIHFILSDREREKLQAIEDALERIENGTYGICEDCEGEIAQGRLEALPFTRLCVSCQQEREREAKLTRSVQQEDRLYRKLGATDLDEENS, from the coding sequence ATGCGCAAGGCTTTTCTGAAGGCCCAGAAGCAACGGCTCCTCGAGTTGAAAAAGCAGCTCCTGCGGGAGATCGACCAGGATCTTCGCGAGGGTAGGGAAGGGCGCAAGGACGAGGCCATGGACGCTTACGATCTCGCGAGCGAGGAACGCGACCGCGAGATCCACTTCATTCTCAGCGACCGAGAGCGCGAAAAGCTCCAGGCCATCGAGGATGCCCTCGAACGGATCGAGAACGGGACCTACGGGATTTGCGAGGACTGCGAAGGGGAGATCGCGCAAGGGCGTCTCGAGGCGCTACCCTTCACCCGTCTCTGCGTGAGCTGCCAGCAGGAGCGAGAGCGGGAAGCCAAGCTGACCCGCTCCGTGCAGCAGGAAGATCGGCTGTACCGCAAGCTCGGCGCCACGGATCTCGACGAGGAGAACTCCTAG
- the rimO gene encoding ribosomal protein S12 methylthiotransferase RimO: MKVYFQSLGCPKNLVDSEVMLGLLAQAGAEFVLDPAAADVCVVNTCAFVEAAKKESIDAILELGRHKELDPGKKIVVTGCLAQRYGPELAGLLPEVDAFLGTGDFPRLTDLLEGRYPNLPSRYGRPAHFLPDLGLPRLRTGPFFSAYLKVSEGCNRRCSFCIIPKIRGRQRSRPLDSILEEAERLAADGVVEVNLVAQDLTAYGRDLREGVGLARLVRELARVEGIAWIRLLYLYPSAIDTELLRAIAEEPRVCPYVDVPLQHASDRVLRRMRREKSGAALRRLVARIRNEIPGVAIRTTFLVGFPGETEEDFEILLDFVREARFDRLGVFPYSAEEGTEAASFPDQVPKKVARARLRRLVEEQARISAEQNAAMVGSAVTVLVCGEDERGRLYGRLATQAPEVDGVVYLRGTARPGSFVRARIDRASTYDLWARVEDRVDTGAPAL, from the coding sequence ATGAAAGTCTACTTCCAGAGCCTCGGGTGCCCGAAAAACCTCGTCGACAGCGAGGTCATGCTCGGGCTTCTCGCGCAGGCCGGGGCCGAGTTCGTTCTCGACCCCGCTGCGGCCGACGTTTGTGTCGTGAACACCTGTGCTTTCGTCGAGGCCGCCAAAAAAGAGTCCATCGACGCCATCCTGGAACTCGGCCGCCACAAGGAGCTCGACCCCGGGAAGAAGATCGTCGTGACGGGGTGCCTCGCCCAGCGCTACGGCCCCGAGCTCGCGGGCCTGCTCCCCGAAGTCGACGCGTTCCTCGGGACCGGAGATTTTCCGCGGCTGACCGACCTGCTCGAGGGACGGTACCCCAACCTGCCCTCCCGATACGGGCGTCCCGCCCACTTCTTGCCCGACCTCGGCCTGCCGAGGCTCAGGACCGGGCCTTTTTTCAGCGCGTATCTCAAGGTTTCCGAGGGCTGCAACCGCCGTTGTTCGTTCTGTATCATCCCCAAGATTCGCGGCCGGCAACGGAGCCGCCCCCTCGATTCCATTTTGGAGGAGGCGGAGCGGCTCGCCGCGGACGGAGTGGTGGAGGTCAACCTGGTGGCTCAGGACCTCACCGCCTACGGGCGTGACCTGCGGGAGGGGGTCGGGCTCGCCCGGCTGGTGCGGGAGCTCGCGAGAGTGGAGGGAATCGCCTGGATCCGCCTCCTCTACCTCTACCCGAGTGCGATCGACACGGAACTTTTGCGGGCCATCGCGGAGGAACCGAGGGTGTGCCCGTACGTGGACGTGCCCCTGCAGCACGCGAGTGACAGGGTGCTCCGGAGGATGCGCCGGGAGAAAAGCGGTGCGGCGCTCCGGCGGCTCGTCGCGCGCATTCGGAACGAAATCCCCGGCGTGGCGATCCGCACCACGTTCCTCGTGGGTTTCCCCGGCGAGACCGAAGAAGACTTCGAAATCCTCCTGGACTTCGTCCGGGAGGCCCGTTTCGATCGCCTCGGGGTCTTTCCCTACTCGGCCGAGGAGGGGACCGAAGCGGCGAGCTTTCCCGACCAGGTCCCCAAAAAGGTGGCGCGGGCACGCCTTCGCCGGCTCGTGGAGGAACAGGCGCGGATTTCGGCCGAGCAGAATGCCGCCATGGTGGGCTCCGCCGTCACGGTGCTCGTCTGCGGGGAGGACGAGCGGGGACGGCTCTACGGGAGGCTTGCGACCCAGGCCCCGGAAGTCGACGGTGTCGTCTATCTTCGGGGCACGGCGCGGCCCGGGTCCTTCGTCCGGGCGAGAATCGACCGGGCCTCGACGTACGACCTCTGGGCGCGTGTCGAGGACCGTGTTGACACGGGAGCCCCGGCTCTCTAA